CAGCAGCTGTCGGAGTCCGTCTAATCGTCGAGAGCCCGGTTCGCACGATTGAAACGAATATAACCGGAACGGAGGTTGTACTCGAGGCGGCACGCAAAAAGAAGAAGAAGGTGTTTATCGCTTCAACCTCGGAGGTCTATGGCAAGAGTACGGACTTTCCCTTTCGCGAAGAGGGCGATCTGGTTCTGGGAGCGACTAATAAGGGACGGTGGAGTTATGCCGCGTCGAAAGCCCTGGATGAATTTCTGGCACTAGCGTACTGGAAAGAAAGAAAGCTGCCAGTCGTGATAGGACGGTTCTTCAATACGATCGGTCCCCGTCAAACGGGACAGTATGGGATGGTTGTGCCCAACTTCGTTCAACAGGCACTGGAAGACCAGCCAATCACAGTATTTGGCAGTGGCAAACAAAGCCGATGCTTCTGCTATGTAGGAGATACGGTAGCGGCTATGCTGAAGCTATTGGACGCTCCCGCGGCCGTTGGTCAGGTGTTCAATATTGGTAGCACCGAGGAGATTTCCATCGAGAATCTCGCTAGCCTCATCAGAGCAAAACTCAACAGTAGTTCGCCGATTCGCTATATTCCCTATGACCAGGCGTATGAGGATGGATTCGAGGACATGCCGCGTCGAGTACCCTCGACCGCTAAGATCGAACACTGTACAGGATGGCGCCCAACTACTTCGCTGGACACTACGATTGACCTGATTGCACAATACTTCCGGCAGAAGCAGAAGACGCTAGCGTATGGCTCGACCACGGAACAATATAGCACAAATCAGCAACTGGAAAGCACCGACGCTGCAGCCTAAGCCAACGCGGCCCAGATGGAGAGACCCGCGCGAGTCGTCAAGACGTTCCATTCCCACTATGTGAATACAGGCCTAATAGCGGCACAAGGGTATCACTCAGATGAAAACAGCACACATTGTGCATCTCAGCACGTATCCCGTCGACGATATACGTATTTTTCAGAAGGCGTGTAAGTCGGAGGTGGCAGAGGGGTACCGAGTTACGCAGATTGTCTGCCATGAGTGCGATGGATTCGTCGATGGCGTCGCGATACGATCAGTGGCTCCATCCACGGGACGACTCTCGCGCGTGTTCGGTCTTTCCTGGAAGATGTACCGGGAGGCCAGACGGCTAGACGCCGACATATACCAGTTTCACCATCCTGATCTAGTTCCAGCAGGACTTCTGCTCAAACTCTCCGGCAAGAAGGTGATCTACGATACCCGCGAATGTTATCCGGACAAGATCCTGTCTATGCGATGGATTCCCGTTAAGTTGCGACATCCGATAAGCGCAGCCTTCGCACTCTATGAACGGATTACAAGCGCAGTGTGGGATCATGTGCTTGTGGCTGATCGCTACTCGGCGCGAGCGTTCTCAGGTCGCCCTGTCAGTGTGGTGCCCAATTATCCGCTACTCGCTTCTGTGAAGCGCCCCGAGGTCAGGCAACATGACAAGCACACGCTGATCTACGTAGGTGGGTTGACTAAAGAACGCGGCCTCTTGGTTATGCTGAAGATTGCGGAACTGCTCCGAGACCGCAATGTGGAATTACAACTCATGGGGGGGTGCTTCTTCGCGGAGGATGAAGAACGCATCCGCGCCGTGCCTAATGTTCAATACCTCGGGAATCAGAACCTGCAGGCTGTATACCAGCGCATTGCTGAAGCGGACCTTGGACTATTGCTTCTGCAGCCAGTGCCAGCCTATTCGTACGCGGGAGAAAACACGCTAAAGCTATTCGAGTATATGTGGTGCGAACTTCCGCTGGTGTCCTCCGATTTTCCGAATCTGAGGCAAATCATCGGGGGAGCACAGTGTGGAATCTGCATCGATCCATGCAATGCAGAGCGAGCCGCCGCGGCCATCATGAACTTGCTTGAGCAGCCAACGCTACGCCATCAAATGGGACGGAACGGCCGTGACGCAGTCCTTCAAGCCTATAACTGGCCGGCGGCGAGCAAGGTCCTGAGTCAGGCATATAAGAAGGTGCTCAGTAACAACCGCTCCTCGGGCGAACCCTTGCCTCTCTGGATCAGAGAGCCGGTTCAGGCTGTTCCATACAGCGTCAACGGCGTTCGATAGTTGCGTATATCTCTTTGGTCTGCGGGAAAGGGCGTGGTGTGAAGATGGCTGGAATTAATAACACAAAGGTCAACATATGGTAAGCAAACTAATGAGTTCCATGCAGGAGCGAGTCTTGATTCTTGCTCCGCACACGGACGACGCCGAGTTAGGATGCGGCGGGACCATTGCGAGAATGCTTAAGGATGGCGTGGACATTTCCGTGGCGGCCTTTTCCACGGCTGAAGACTCTCTCCCCCCCGGAGCGGTGCCTACCCAACTCCGCGATGAGTTTCTATCTGC
This genomic interval from Edaphobacter bradus contains the following:
- a CDS encoding NAD-dependent epimerase/dehydratase family protein, producing MRVLITGGSGFIGSHLTEALLERGDEVLILDDLSTGSVENIRHLKHVPRLHYWIDSLMNRALLAELVDESDLVVHLAAAVGVRLIVESPVRTIETNITGTEVVLEAARKKKKKVFIASTSEVYGKSTDFPFREEGDLVLGATNKGRWSYAASKALDEFLALAYWKERKLPVVIGRFFNTIGPRQTGQYGMVVPNFVQQALEDQPITVFGSGKQSRCFCYVGDTVAAMLKLLDAPAAVGQVFNIGSTEEISIENLASLIRAKLNSSSPIRYIPYDQAYEDGFEDMPRRVPSTAKIEHCTGWRPTTSLDTTIDLIAQYFRQKQKTLAYGSTTEQYSTNQQLESTDAAA
- a CDS encoding glycosyltransferase family 4 protein → MKTAHIVHLSTYPVDDIRIFQKACKSEVAEGYRVTQIVCHECDGFVDGVAIRSVAPSTGRLSRVFGLSWKMYREARRLDADIYQFHHPDLVPAGLLLKLSGKKVIYDTRECYPDKILSMRWIPVKLRHPISAAFALYERITSAVWDHVLVADRYSARAFSGRPVSVVPNYPLLASVKRPEVRQHDKHTLIYVGGLTKERGLLVMLKIAELLRDRNVELQLMGGCFFAEDEERIRAVPNVQYLGNQNLQAVYQRIAEADLGLLLLQPVPAYSYAGENTLKLFEYMWCELPLVSSDFPNLRQIIGGAQCGICIDPCNAERAAAAIMNLLEQPTLRHQMGRNGRDAVLQAYNWPAASKVLSQAYKKVLSNNRSSGEPLPLWIREPVQAVPYSVNGVR